A genomic region of Antennarius striatus isolate MH-2024 chromosome 2, ASM4005453v1, whole genome shotgun sequence contains the following coding sequences:
- the nsun5 gene encoding 28S rRNA (cytosine-C(5))-methyltransferase, which yields MALYLKAAEILEKAEKKQGALKTLVYDSKYVNIKQMFALVCETQRFSSILEEIIESTKLLKQTKMRMHLAKVLVYDLLLGQGLKCGGSWKAKIMKHRPRLQAALARMKVKQKVSKNEDLLPTSVQRHAGDQLPRYVRVNTLKNTMEDVVDYCKRDGFSYLGQASRLDDFTLKEKEFVRDMDLPDLLVFSPKTDFHDHFLYKAGHIILQDKASCLPAHLLNPPPGSQVIDACAAPGNKSSHLAALMKNRGRLFAFDLDAKRLATMSTLLLRAGVICQQLANQDFLKTEPNSPQYKDVEYILLDPSCSGSGMVCLQDGSSSADSEATEARLASLASFQLRCLNHGLSFPGLKRLVYSTCSIHSQENEEVISACLQQNPHFRLVPLLSQWPERGLEPLTQCLRASPTKTRTHGFFVALLEKHGNSGIKKQISVGQIRDVLVTPRCSSTCEKRVAPTEEQPEAIETDVNPIPDAGEADIRSGKRKKKKKKKKAATQESSV from the exons ATGGCTCTGTACCTGAAAGCCGCTGAGATCCTGGAGAAAGCTGAGAAGAAGCAGGGCGCGCTGAAAACTCTTGTTTACGACAGTAAATACGTAAACATCAAGCAGATGTTTGCATTGGTTTGTGAGACCCAACGGTTTTCTTCCATCCTGGAAGAGATCATCGAGTCCACCAAGCTGCTGAAACAAACTAAGATGCGGATGCACCTGGCCAAGGTGCTGGTGTACGACCTGCTGTTGGGCCAGGGGTTGAAATGCGGCGGCTCCTGGAAGGCCAAGATTATGAAGCATCGGCCCAGACTGCAGGCGGCTCTGGCCCGCATGAAGGTGAAGCAGAAGGTCAGTAAAAATGAAGATCTGCTCCCGACCAGCGTCCAGCGGCACGCTGGGGACCAGTTGCCCAGATATGTCCGTGTGAACACCCTGAAGAATACCATGGAGGATGTGGTGGACTACTGTAAGAGGGATGGCTTTTCCTACTTGGGACAGGCCTCCAGACTGGATGACTTCACCCTGAAGGAGAAAGAGTTTGTGAGGGACATGGACCTCCCTGACCTGTTGGTCTTCTCTCCGAAAACTGATTTTCACGACCACTTCCTGTACAAGGCTGGCCACATCATTCTGCAGGACAAAGCCAGCTGCCTGCCCGCGCACCTCCTCAACCCTCCACCGGGCAGTCAGGTCATCGATGCCTGCGCCGCCCCTGGAAACAAGTCCAGCCACCTGGCAGCCTTAATGAAGAACAGGGGCAGGCTGTTTGCCTTCGATTTGGATGCCAAGCGGCTGGCTACTATGTCCACTCTCCTACTCCGAGCTGGGGTCATCTGTCAGCAGCTGGCCAACCAGGACTTCCTGAAGACAGAGCCCAACAGCCCACAGTATAAGGATGTGGAGTATATTCTGTTGGATCCGTCCTGCAGTGGATCAG GTATGGTGTGTCTCCAGGACGGTTCCTCCTCTGCTGACTCTGAGGCGACTGAGGCTCGCCTCGCCTCTTTGGCCTCCTTCCAGCTGCGTTGCCTGAACCACGGCCTGAGCTTCCCTGGACTGAAGCGTCTGGTctactccacctgttccattcATAGTCAAGAAAACGAGGAAGTCATATCAGCCTGTCTACAACAGAACCCACATTTCAG GTTGGTTCCTTTGCTTTCTCAGTGGCCCGAACGAGGCTTGGAGCCGCTCACTCAGTGTCTACGTGCCAGCCCCACCAAAACCCGCACACATGGTTTCTTTGTGGCTCTGCTGGAGAAACACGGCAATTCTGGGATTAAAAAGCAGATTTCAGTGGGTCAAATAAG AGACGTGTTGGTGACACCACGCTGTTCATCCACCTGTGAGAAGAGAGTTGCACCTACAGAAGAACAACCTGAAGCTATTGAGACGGATGTTAACCCAATACCTGACGCAGGAGAGGCTGATATCAGGTCTggcaaaaggaagaaaaagaagaagaagaagaaggcagcAACGCAGGAGTCATCAGTTTAA